A single Cottoperca gobio chromosome 5, fCotGob3.1, whole genome shotgun sequence DNA region contains:
- the LOC115007800 gene encoding LOW QUALITY PROTEIN: adenosylhomocysteinase-like (The sequence of the model RefSeq protein was modified relative to this genomic sequence to represent the inferred CDS: deleted 1 base in 1 codon) — translation MKDHAAAAIVKSGVPDLLFTSHYLYVFRNYPTLCVLGIRGVSEETTTGVHNLYKMMKKGELKMPAINVSDSVTKSKFDNLYGCRESLIDGIKRATDVMIVGKVAVVTGYGDVGKGGVQALRGFGARVIVTEIDPINALQAAMEGYEVTTMEEASKEGNIFVTTTGCEDIIVGHHFENMKDDAIVCNIGHFDCEIDMSWLIKHAAEKINIKPQVDRYRMKSGRHIIILAEGRLVNLGCAMGHPSFVMSNSFTNQVLAQIELWKNTDKYPLGVHFLPKKVSLHTMVRASNAAITWTNGAIYICILQCCGLFHV, via the exons ATGAAA GATCACGCCGCTGCCGCCATCGTCAAGTCTGGCGTTCCAG ATTTATTGTTCACGTCTCATTATCTGTATGTTTTCCGTAATTACCCGACCTTGTGTGTTTTAGGTATCCGTGGCGTGTCAGAGGAGACGACTACAGGCGTCCACAACTTGTACAAGATGATGAAAAAGGGCGAGCTGAAGATGCCCGCCATCAACGTCAGCGACTCTGTCACAAAA AGTAAGTTTGACAACCTGTACGGCTGCAGGGAGAGTCTGATCGACGGCATCAAGAGAGCCACTGATGTGATGATTGTCGGTAAAGTTGCCGTGGTG ACGGGCTACGGCGACGTGGGGAAAGGCGGCGTCCAGGCTCTGCGTGGGTTCGGAGCTCGCGTCATCGTCACCGAGATCGACCCCATCAACGCGCTGCAGGCCGCCATGGAAG GGTACGAGGTCACTACCATGGAAGAGGCGTCTAAGGAAGGAAACATCTTCGTCACCACCACCGGCTGTGAGGACATCATCGTGGGACA tCACTTTGAGAACATGAAGGACGACGCCATCGTGTGTAACATCGGACACTTTGACTGTGAGATCGACATGAGCTGGCTCATCAAACACGCTGCGGAGAAGATCAACATCAAGCCGCAG gTCGATCGCTATCGTATGAAGAGCGGCCGTCACATCATCATCCTGGCCGAGGGCAGACTGGTCAACCTGGGCTGTGCCATGGGACACCCCTCCTTCGTCATGAGCAACTCCTTCACCAATCAG GTTCTGGCTCAGATCGAGTTGTGGAAGAACACGGACAAATATCCCCTCGGAGTCCACTTCCTGCCCAAGAAGGTGAGTCTCCACACGATGGTCAGGGCTTCTAATGCAGCGATCACCTGGACCAATGGGGccatttatatatgtatacttcaGTGTTGTGGTTTGTTTCATGTGTAG
- the LOC115007801 gene encoding LOW QUALITY PROTEIN: gap junction beta-1 protein-like (The sequence of the model RefSeq protein was modified relative to this genomic sequence to represent the inferred CDS: deleted 1 base in 1 codon): protein METQLYLPNKLQLYLFSQPLMCSPSDPELKMNWASFYAVISGVNRHSTGIGRIWLSDLFIILVLVVVAESVWGDERSGFICNTQQPGCNSICYNHFFPISHICLWALQLILVSIPALLVAMHVAHRRHVDQRLHKLSGRTNPKDLEQIKTQKMKITGALCWTYVISLLFRIVFEVTFMYLFCIIYHGYKMIQLVKCDSYPCPNQVDCFVSRLRVDYGGLDPTETLLLLTKHIDFKPVQRDL, encoded by the exons atggagacgcagctgtacctgccaaacaagttacaactttat CTGTTTTCTCAGCCTTTGATGTGTTCACCATCAGACCCGGAACTAAAGATGAACTGGGCATCATTTTATGCTGTCATCAGCGGGGTGAACAGACACTCCACAGGCATCGGTCGCATCTGGCTCTCTGACCTGTTCATTATCCTGGTTCTGGTGGTGGTAGCGGAGAGCGTGTGGGGCGACGAGAGGTCCGGCTTCATCTGCAACACCCAGCAGCCGGGCTGCAACAGTATCTGCTACAACCACTTCTTCCCCATCTCCCACATCTGCCTCTGGGCACTCCAGCTCATCCTGGTCTCCATCCCTGCGCTGCTGGTGGCCATGCACGTAGCCCACCGCCGCCACGTCGACCAGAGGCTCCACAAACTATCCGGGCGGACCAACCCCAAAGACCTGGAGCAGATAAAGACCCAGAAGATGAAAATCACAGGGGCTCTCTGTTGGACGTACGTCATCAGCCTGTTGTTCCGTATTGTCTTTGAGGTCacctttatgtatttgttttgcattatcTACCATGGTTACAAGATGATCCAGCTGGTGAAGTGTGACTCGTACCCCTGTCCTAAC CAGGTGGACTGcttcgtgtcgaggcttcgtGTCGACTATGGGGGCCTGGATCCAACAGAAACTCTGCTCCTACTAACAAAACACATAGATTTCAAACCCGTACAAAGGGACTTATAG